One region of Mus musculus strain C57BL/6J chromosome 15, GRCm38.p6 C57BL/6J genomic DNA includes:
- the Slc38a2 gene encoding sodium-coupled neutral amino acid transporter 2 isoform 2 (isoform 2 is encoded by transcript variant 2) has translation MPTWIPKTRTFYLNQIWGRRSTKQTLILLTFVSIFSLYSVHLLLKTANEGGSLLYEQLGHKAYGLAGKLAASGSITMQNIGAMSSYLFIVKYELPLVIKALMNIEDTNGLWYLNGDYLVLLVSLVLILPLSLLRNLGYLGYTSGLSLLCMIFFLIVVICKKFQIPCPVEAALVANETVNGTFTQAALALAFNSTADDACRPRYFIFNSQTVYAVPILTFSFVCHPAVLPIYEELKSRSRRRMMNVSKISFFAMFLMYLLAALFGYLTFYGHVESELLHTYSEIVGTDILLLVVRLAVLVAVTLTVPVVIFPIRSSVTHLLCPTKEFSWLRHSIITVTILSFTNLLVIFVPTIRDIFGFIGASAAAMLIFILPSAFYIKLVKKEPMRSVQKIGALCFLLSGIVVMIGSMGLIVLDWVHDASAAGGH, from the exons aatTCTCTTGACGTTCGTGTCAATTTTTTCGCTATACTCCGTCCATCTCCTCCTCAAGACTGCCAACGAAGGAG GATCTTTATTGTACGAACAGTTGGGACATAAGGCGTATGGTCTGGCTGGAAAGCTAGCAGCCTCCGGATCGATAACCATGCAGAACATTGGGG CTATGTCAAGCTACCTCTTCATAGTGAAATATGAGTTACCTTTGGTGATCAAGGCATTAATGAACATTGAAGATACAAATGG GTTGTGGTATCTGAACGGTGACTATCTGGTCCTTCTGGTGTCCCTTGTCCTCATTCTTCCATTGTCACTGCTGAGAAATCTAG GATACTTGGGGTACACCAGCGGCCTCTCTCTGCTCTGTATGATATTTTTCCTGATCGTG GTGATTTGCAAGAAGTTTCAGATCCCTTGCCCCGTGGAAGCTGCTTTGGTGGCCAACGAAACTGTGAACGGCACCTTTACCCAGGCAGCGTTGGCGTTGGCATTCAATAGCACCGCAGACGATGCTTGCAGGCCACGCTATTTCATCTTCAACTCGCAG ACTGTGTATGCAGTACCCATCCTGACGTTTTCCTTTGTCTGCCATCCCGCTGTTCTTCCCATCTACGAAGAGCTAAAGAG CCGCAGCCGGAGACGGATGATGAACGTGTCCAAGATTTCCTTCTTCGCCATGTTTCTGATGTACTTGCTCGCTGCTCTCTTTGGATACCTGACCTTTTACG GACACGTGGAATCGGAATTGCTGCATACCTACTCCGAGATCGTGGGGACTGACATTCTTCTCCTTGTTGTCCGATTGGCTGTGCTGGTGGCTGTCACCCTCACGGTCCCAGTAGTTATTTTCCCT ATCCGGAGTTCCGTCACTCACTTACTGTGTCCCACAAAAGAGTTCAGCTGGCTCCGGCACAGCATCATCACCGTGACCATCTTGTCCTTCACCAATTTGCTCGTCATCTTTGTCCCCACTATTAGGGACATCTTCGGGTTCATTG GGGCGTCGGCGGCTGCCATGCTGATCTTTATCCTCCCGTCTGCCTTCTACATCAAGTTAGTGAAGAAGGAACCAATGAGATCCGTGCAAAAGATTGGG gCTCTGTGTTTTCTCCTGAGTGGCATAGTGGTGATGATTGGAAGCATGGGCTTGATTGTGCTGGATTGGGTCCACGATGCCTCCGCTGCAGGTGGGCACTAA